CCACGATGGAACAGCTCCGCGGCAAGGACTGGGACTACCTCGAGGAGATGAAGCTGACCTATGAGGACGAGGAACTCGGCGTGGTCTTCGTGCATGGCGGTTTCCTGCCCGACCGCCCCTGGCAACGGCAGCCGGCACGCATCGTCACGCGCATCCAGGTGGTCGGCAAGGACGGCGAACCCCACAAGCGCTCCGAGATGCCCGACGCCCCGCATTGGTCCTCGCTCTGGGAGGGGCCACCTTTCGTGGTCTATGGCCACACCCCGCGCGAGGATGTCGTGCGCACCAAATGGACCCTCGGCATCGACACCGCCTGCGTGCTGGGCGGCTTCCTCACTGCCTACATCCTGCCCGAAAAGAAAATCGTGCAGGTGAAGGCGCGGGAAACTTACTTCAAGCGCTGAGGCGCCATGCGCGAAGGACCAAGTAGCAAGGACCAAGTATCAGGAGTCGACCGGACCACCATGGTTCGCGAACCGCCCGTTTAATTTCGGGCCAAGGACTGACTGCCCCCGCAGACGGATAGCCGGCTCGAATTTGCCCTCTTGCCACTTGTTACTTGATCCTTGTTACTTGCGCATTCGCTGCCGCCATGTCCGACCACCCCGTTCCGCTCACCGTCCGCGATCTGAAAACCCTCTCCGGCGGCGACACCTTCAGCAGCGTGCTCCTCGTGCGCCGCGTGACCAGCAAGACGGCCAAGAACGGCAACGCCTTCCTCAGCGTCGAACTGGGCGACAAGACCGGCAGCCTCAATTTAAACGTTTTCGGCGACAGCCCGGCCTTTGACTTGTTTACCGGCCTCAAGGAAGGCGGCGTGGTGCGCATCGAGGCCAAGGTGGAATTTTTCCAGGAACGTCTCTCCCCCCGCCTGCTGCGCGCCGAGGCCATTTCCAACGAGCAGCTCGCCGGCTCGCCGCTCATGTCCAATCTCGTGGAAACCGCGCCTGAAGACGCCGACGCGCTTTGGACCGAATTCCAACAGCACATCGCCTCCATCCAGCACGCCGAACTCCGCGCCACCGTGCAGGCGCTCTTCGACGAGATCGGGGAGCAGTTCCGCACCGCTCCCGCTGCCGTCAGCATGCACCATGCGTATCGCCACGGCCTGCTGGAGCACACCGTCCACATGGCCCGCGCCGCCAAGGCGCTGCTCCCGCTTTACCCCGAGGTGGACGCCGACCTCGCCATGGCCGGCGTGCTCGTCCACGACACCGGCAAGGTCATCGAATACCAGGGTGACCTCGTCACCGCGAAGAGCCGCAAGGGCATCCTCCAGGGCCACGTCGTGCTCGGCTACCAGCTCGTCCGCAAGGCCGGCATCAAGTCCAAGCTCAACGGCGACCTCCTCGAGCGCCTCGAACATATCGTGCTCAGCCATCAGGGCGAACTCGAATGGGGCGCCGCCGTCATCGCCGCCACGCCCGAGGCCGTCTTTGTCGCCAAGGTGGACGACCTCGACGCCAAGATGGGCATGGTCCAGCGCCTCCTCCGCCAGGCCGGCGAAGCCGACCAATTCTCCGACCGCCACCTCGGCCTGAACTCGCAGCTGCTGCTGACGAAGCCGCAAAAATGAAATCTTACGACGAGCAGCCGCGGAAGCTGTCCGGCACAAAACGTGGGAAGGAAATGATTGCCACCGTTTTGGTCGGGCTCGCATTCCTTTCATACACTTTCCTGCACTTTTTGGCTTTTTGACCACCTGCTGCCAACATGGCTCAATGCACTGATAATCGGAGCGCTCTGGATCGTTGTCCCCTATGAACTAGAGCTCTGCGTAGCGCTGTTGATCCGATTGATCTGGGGTAGGAACGCCCAAGACAAACCAGAAGAACGTTAGCTCATGTCAGCATCTGCACGATGCGGATAATGGGCAGGAACAGCGCGATAACGATCGTGCCGACCACGAGGGCGAGGAACAGGATCAGGATTGGCTCGATGAGCGAGCTGAGGCCGGCCACGGCGTTGTCCACCTCGCCCTCGTAGATGTCGGCGATTTTCTGGAGCATCTCGGGCAGCTGGCCCGAGTGTTCGCCGACCTCGACCATGCTGGCGACCATGGGCGGGAAAACACCCGCCGCTTCCAGCGGTCGGGCCACGGAGGCACCTTCCTTCACGCGGTCATGAATTGCCTGGATAGCGGAGGCGATGCGGGCGTTAGCGCAGGTGTCGCGCGTGATCAGCAGCGCCGGCAGGATCGGCACGCCGCTCGACAACAGGGTGCCCAGCGTGCGGGCGAAGCGCGCCACCACGACCTTCAGGAAGAGCTCGCCGGACAGCGGCATCCGGATGGTGAGCGTGTCGATGATCCTCGCTCCGGCGGGACTCCGCCGGAAGAGCTGAAACCCGACCATGGCAACCGCGCTCCCCACAACCACCAGCAGCAGGTGGTTGCGCACCACGTCACTCACCGTCAGGACCGCCCGGGTCAGCGGCGGCAGAGGGGCGCCCTTGAGCAGATCGGCAAAAATCTGCTGGAACTTGGGCACGACAAACACGAGCAACGCCACGAGGATGCCCACCGCCACGCCGAGCACGATGAACGGATAGACCATCGCCGCCTTCACCTTGCCGCGCACTTGCAGGCTTTTTTCCTGAAACTGCGCCAACCGGTCGAGCACGACATCAAGCAGACCGCCGGCCTCGCCCGCCCGGATCATGCTTACATAAAGCCGGTCAAACGCCCGCGGATGCCGGCCCATCACCTCGGACAGGGCCTCGCCGGAACGAATGCCATCCGCCAGGGCCGTTATCACCTTTGCGAAGGCCGGGTTCTTAACCTGCCGGCCGAGCACTTCCAAGCCGCGCAGCAGGGGCATGCCCGCATGCAGGAGCGTTCCCAGCTGCCGTGTGAACGAGGCCCGTTCCTTGGCGCTCAAGGAACCGAACACGGCCAGTGTCATCGCCCCCGCCCCTGTGGGCCCAGCCTTGGCGCCCCCCTCACCTTCTCGCGCCGTAACCCGCGTCGGAAACAGGCCGCGCCCGCGCAGGACCACCGCCGCCTGCCGCGCATCCGCGGCCTCCAAAGCCCCCGTCCGCTCGTGTCCCTGTCCGTCCATCGCACTGTAGCTGAATGCTGGCATTGCGTGCTTCCTTTCAGGTGAACCTGAGCACTTCCTCCGGGGCCGTCTCGCCGGCCAGCGCGGCGGCGAGGCCGGACTGTCGCAACACGGCCAAGCCCTCGCCCGCGGCCAGTTGCCGCAGTTCGATCAACGAGGCCCCGCGCGCGACCGCCTCGCGCAACGGCTCGGTCATGCGCAGAAACTCAAAGATACCCATGCGCCCGAGGAAACCCGTGCCGTCGCACGCCGCGCAGCCCTGGCCCCGCTGAAACACCGGCGGTGCGCCGGCTCCTGCCGCCAAGCCCAGCGAACACAATGTCTCCGGCGGCGGCACATACGCCGAGCGACACGAAGGACAATTCCGCCGCACCAGCCGCTGCGCGAGCACGGCCTCCACCGTCGAGGCCAGCAGAAACGGCTCGATGCCCATGTCCACCAGGCGTGTGATGGCCGAGGCGGCATCGTTGGTGTGCAATGTCGTGAGCACGAGATGTCCCGTGAGCGACGCCTGGATGGCGATGCGCGCGGTCTCGGCGTCGCGAATCTCGCCCACCATCACGATGTCGGGGTCCTGCCGCAGGAAGGTGCGCAAGGCCCGGGCGAAGCCCAGACCGGCCGCGTTGTTCACCGGCACCTGCATGACACCGTCGATTTCGTATTCCACGGGGTCCTCCACGGTGAGCAGCTTGGCCTCGGGCTGATTCAGCCGGTTCAAGCAGCTGTAAAGCGTGGTCGTCTTGCCGCAGCCGGTCGGCCCCGTGACGATAAAGATGCCGTTGGGCCGGGCTATGGCCGCCTCCACGCCCGCGAGCATGGCCGGCGGCAATCCAAGCTGGTTCAGTTCCAGCCGGACCGCAGACTGATCAAGCACGCGCAGCACGACGCTCTCGCCGAACTGGGTGGGCAGCGTGGAGACCCGGAGGTCCACTGAACGCCCCGCCAGCTTCAGACGCAGCCGTCCGTCCTGTGGCAGGCGGCGTTCGGCGATGTTCAGCCCGGCCAGGACCTTCAACCGCG
This DNA window, taken from Oleiharenicola lentus, encodes the following:
- a CDS encoding 3'-5' exoribonuclease YhaM family protein, with translation MSDHPVPLTVRDLKTLSGGDTFSSVLLVRRVTSKTAKNGNAFLSVELGDKTGSLNLNVFGDSPAFDLFTGLKEGGVVRIEAKVEFFQERLSPRLLRAEAISNEQLAGSPLMSNLVETAPEDADALWTEFQQHIASIQHAELRATVQALFDEIGEQFRTAPAAVSMHHAYRHGLLEHTVHMARAAKALLPLYPEVDADLAMAGVLVHDTGKVIEYQGDLVTAKSRKGILQGHVVLGYQLVRKAGIKSKLNGDLLERLEHIVLSHQGELEWGAAVIAATPEAVFVAKVDDLDAKMGMVQRLLRQAGEADQFSDRHLGLNSQLLLTKPQK
- a CDS encoding metallophosphoesterase yields the protein MNGRLIAVGDIHGCHKEFEDLLDKLDLRKDDRLILLGDLISRGPDSGKVVELARKYATASLLGNHELRHLNYRRTDDPTHLKKYDYATMEQLRGKDWDYLEEMKLTYEDEELGVVFVHGGFLPDRPWQRQPARIVTRIQVVGKDGEPHKRSEMPDAPHWSSLWEGPPFVVYGHTPREDVVRTKWTLGIDTACVLGGFLTAYILPEKKIVQVKARETYFKR
- a CDS encoding type II secretion system F family protein translates to MPAFSYSAMDGQGHERTGALEAADARQAAVVLRGRGLFPTRVTAREGEGGAKAGPTGAGAMTLAVFGSLSAKERASFTRQLGTLLHAGMPLLRGLEVLGRQVKNPAFAKVITALADGIRSGEALSEVMGRHPRAFDRLYVSMIRAGEAGGLLDVVLDRLAQFQEKSLQVRGKVKAAMVYPFIVLGVAVGILVALLVFVVPKFQQIFADLLKGAPLPPLTRAVLTVSDVVRNHLLLVVVGSAVAMVGFQLFRRSPAGARIIDTLTIRMPLSGELFLKVVVARFARTLGTLLSSGVPILPALLITRDTCANARIASAIQAIHDRVKEGASVARPLEAAGVFPPMVASMVEVGEHSGQLPEMLQKIADIYEGEVDNAVAGLSSLIEPILILFLALVVGTIVIALFLPIIRIVQMLT
- a CDS encoding GspE/PulE family protein; this encodes MFEGHDLAIQQLLTARGLVGSGALQQAALDSGASGRPLARTIVDLGLVDQAVLLREVAGYLGHGYVEQLPEVLSADIAGLLDGEFARSRGVVPVEADPGAVSFATTHPFDGQLGDDLAFKIGRQVRLLVADPEQVQLLLRRYYGGELNADEAAHGFSVTPDGALSDTDLEKMAGQPPIVRFVNLVLGQAVRDGASDVHFEPFEGEFRIRCRVDGTLRDLTPPPHSLALPVISRLKVLAGLNIAERRLPQDGRLRLKLAGRSVDLRVSTLPTQFGESVVLRVLDQSAVRLELNQLGLPPAMLAGVEAAIARPNGIFIVTGPTGCGKTTTLYSCLNRLNQPEAKLLTVEDPVEYEIDGVMQVPVNNAAGLGFARALRTFLRQDPDIVMVGEIRDAETARIAIQASLTGHLVLTTLHTNDAASAITRLVDMGIEPFLLASTVEAVLAQRLVRRNCPSCRSAYVPPPETLCSLGLAAGAGAPPVFQRGQGCAACDGTGFLGRMGIFEFLRMTEPLREAVARGASLIELRQLAAGEGLAVLRQSGLAAALAGETAPEEVLRFT